In Kineococcus sp. NBC_00420, a single genomic region encodes these proteins:
- the infB gene encoding translation initiation factor IF-2: MAKVRVYELAKEFGVESKVVLATLKEMGEFVRSASSTVEPPVIRRLKDKFPTEGGAAAARPAPAVKPGPRMPPGARPGPAARPQAPAPSQPAPAAEVAPTPSPAAPAPSTEASPAPSIPQPAFQAPPAVPAERPAAAAAQRPSAPAPQRPAPAGRPSTPPAAGGPRPGARPAGPGGPGARPGAPGAGGPGARRPGPGDRPERSDRPQGDRPRSDRPQGERPQGERPGRPGASGGAPRPGAGAPRPGNNPFAPSQGMPRSQGGPGGQGGPGGAPRPGNNPFASNQGMPRPQGGPRPSPAGPGGPRPGGPRPNPGMMPARPTVGRPGAGAGRPGAPGRGGPGGARGGAGGGGFAGRPGGPGAGGGGFAGRPGGGSGGPRGNRGGTQGAFGRAGGRPVRGRKSKRAKRQEYEAMQAPAVGGVSVRHGDGTTVLRIRRGASVSDFADKIDADPAALVTILFHLGEMVTATASLDEDTFQLLGNELGYVVEVVSPEDEERELLAGFSIDLDAELEAEGDDELSARPPVVTVMGHVDHGKTKLLDAIRSSDVVAKEAGGITQHIGAYQVVKEHEGIERPITFIDTPGHEAFTAMRARGAKVTDIAILVVAADDGVMPQTIEALNHAQAADVPIVVAVNKVDKDGANPDKVRQQLTEYNLVAEEYGGDTMFVNVSAKQGMGLDSLLEAVLLTADASLDLRANAEKDARGIAIEGNLDKGRGPVATVLVQSGTLHVGDAIVAGTGYGRVRAMLDENGDSVSEATPSRPVQVLGLTSVPGAGDTFLVAPDDRTARQIAEKREAQERNAALAKARKRISLEDFTAALQRGKVESLNLILKGDGAGSVEALEDALYKIDVGEEVELRVIDRGVGAVTKNNVNLAVASNAIIIGFNVRPEQQTKEYADREGVDIRFYSVIYAAIEDVEASLKGLLKPEFEEVQLGTAEIREIFRSSKFGNIAGTLVRSGLIRRNSKARVLRKGVVHGDNLTIESLRRFKDDATEVREGYECGIGLGSYNDLQIDDVIETYEMQEKPRG; this comes from the coding sequence GTGGCAAAGGTCCGGGTCTACGAGCTCGCCAAGGAGTTCGGAGTCGAGAGCAAGGTCGTTCTGGCCACGCTCAAGGAGATGGGCGAGTTCGTGCGTTCTGCGAGCTCGACCGTCGAGCCGCCGGTCATCCGGCGGTTGAAGGACAAGTTCCCCACCGAGGGTGGCGCTGCCGCCGCTCGTCCGGCCCCGGCGGTGAAGCCGGGTCCGCGCATGCCCCCGGGCGCCCGTCCGGGTCCCGCCGCGCGTCCCCAGGCGCCGGCTCCCTCGCAGCCGGCTCCGGCCGCCGAGGTCGCGCCGACGCCCAGCCCGGCTGCTCCGGCACCGAGCACCGAGGCGAGCCCCGCTCCCTCGATCCCGCAGCCGGCGTTCCAGGCGCCGCCCGCGGTTCCCGCCGAGCGTCCCGCCGCTGCCGCCGCGCAGCGTCCGTCCGCTCCGGCTCCGCAGCGTCCCGCCCCGGCCGGTCGTCCCTCGACCCCGCCGGCCGCGGGTGGTCCCCGTCCGGGTGCCCGTCCCGCGGGTCCCGGTGGTCCCGGCGCGCGTCCGGGTGCTCCCGGCGCGGGTGGCCCCGGTGCGCGTCGTCCGGGTCCGGGCGACCGTCCCGAGCGCAGCGACCGTCCGCAGGGCGACCGTCCCCGCAGCGACCGCCCGCAGGGTGAGCGTCCGCAGGGTGAGCGTCCCGGTCGCCCCGGCGCGTCCGGTGGCGCTCCGCGTCCCGGTGCCGGTGCACCGCGTCCGGGCAACAACCCCTTCGCGCCCAGCCAGGGCATGCCCCGCAGCCAGGGCGGTCCCGGTGGCCAGGGCGGTCCCGGCGGTGCGCCGCGTCCGGGCAACAACCCGTTCGCGTCCAACCAGGGCATGCCCCGTCCCCAGGGTGGGCCCCGTCCCAGCCCGGCCGGTCCCGGCGGTCCCCGTCCCGGTGGTCCCCGTCCCAACCCCGGCATGATGCCGGCGCGCCCGACGGTCGGCCGTCCGGGTGCGGGTGCCGGTCGTCCGGGTGCGCCCGGCCGCGGCGGCCCCGGTGGCGCTCGTGGTGGTGCGGGCGGCGGCGGTTTCGCCGGTCGTCCCGGTGGCCCCGGTGCGGGTGGCGGCGGTTTCGCCGGTCGTCCCGGTGGCGGCAGTGGTGGTCCCCGCGGCAACCGCGGCGGTACCCAGGGTGCGTTCGGTCGCGCCGGTGGTCGTCCCGTCCGTGGGCGCAAGTCCAAGCGGGCGAAGCGCCAGGAGTACGAAGCGATGCAGGCGCCCGCCGTCGGCGGTGTGTCCGTCCGTCACGGTGACGGGACCACGGTCCTGCGCATCCGTCGCGGCGCGTCGGTCAGCGACTTCGCGGACAAGATCGACGCCGACCCCGCGGCGCTGGTGACGATCCTCTTCCACCTGGGCGAGATGGTCACCGCGACCGCCTCCCTGGACGAGGACACGTTCCAGCTGCTCGGCAACGAGCTCGGCTACGTCGTCGAGGTCGTCTCTCCGGAGGACGAGGAGCGCGAGCTGCTCGCCGGCTTCTCCATCGACCTCGACGCAGAACTCGAGGCCGAGGGCGACGACGAGCTGTCGGCGCGTCCCCCGGTCGTGACCGTCATGGGTCACGTCGACCACGGCAAGACGAAGCTGCTCGACGCCATCCGTTCCTCCGACGTCGTGGCGAAGGAGGCCGGTGGCATCACCCAGCACATCGGCGCCTACCAGGTCGTCAAGGAGCACGAGGGGATCGAACGTCCGATCACCTTCATCGACACCCCCGGTCACGAGGCCTTCACGGCCATGCGTGCCCGTGGTGCGAAGGTCACCGACATCGCGATCCTCGTGGTGGCGGCCGACGACGGTGTGATGCCCCAGACCATCGAGGCGCTCAACCACGCCCAGGCGGCCGACGTCCCGATCGTCGTCGCGGTCAACAAGGTCGACAAGGACGGCGCGAACCCGGACAAGGTCCGTCAGCAGCTGACCGAGTACAACCTGGTGGCCGAGGAGTACGGCGGCGACACGATGTTCGTCAACGTGTCCGCGAAGCAGGGCATGGGTCTGGACAGCCTCCTCGAGGCCGTCCTGCTCACCGCCGACGCCTCGCTGGACCTGCGGGCGAACGCCGAGAAGGACGCTCGCGGCATCGCGATCGAGGGCAACCTCGACAAGGGCCGTGGTCCCGTCGCCACCGTCCTGGTCCAGTCCGGGACGCTGCACGTCGGTGACGCGATCGTCGCGGGGACCGGCTACGGCCGAGTCCGCGCGATGCTCGACGAGAACGGCGACTCCGTCTCGGAGGCGACCCCGTCGCGTCCGGTGCAGGTGCTCGGTCTGACCTCGGTCCCCGGCGCCGGCGACACCTTCCTGGTGGCTCCGGACGACCGCACGGCCCGTCAGATCGCGGAGAAGCGCGAGGCGCAGGAGCGCAACGCGGCTCTGGCGAAGGCGCGCAAGCGCATCTCGCTGGAGGACTTCACCGCCGCGCTGCAGCGGGGCAAGGTCGAGAGCCTCAACCTCATCCTCAAGGGTGACGGTGCGGGTTCGGTCGAAGCCCTCGAGGACGCGCTGTACAAGATCGACGTCGGCGAAGAGGTCGAACTGCGGGTGATCGACCGCGGTGTCGGTGCGGTGACGAAGAACAACGTCAACCTCGCCGTCGCCTCGAACGCGATCATCATCGGCTTCAACGTGCGGCCGGAGCAGCAGACCAAGGAGTACGCCGACCGCGAGGGCGTCGACATCCGCTTCTACTCGGTGATCTACGCGGCCATCGAGGACGTCGAGGCGTCCTTGAAGGGTCTGCTCAAGCCCGAGTTCGAAGAGGTCCAGCTCGGTACGGCGGAGATCCGCGAGATCTTCCGCTCGTCCAAGTTCGGCAACATCGCGGGTACGTTGGTCCGCTCGGGTCTGATCCGACGCAACTCCAAGGCGCGTGTCCTGCGCAAGGGTGTCGTGCACGGGGACAACCTGACGATCGAGTCGCTGCGACGGTTCAAGGACGACGCCACCGAGGTCCGCGAGGGCTACGAGTGCGGTATCGGCCTGGGCTCGTACAACGACCTCCAGATCGACGACGTCATCGAGACGTACGAGATGCAGGAGAAGCCGCGCGGCTGA
- a CDS encoding YlxR family protein, translated as MAPDEVGNLLVDVRRRLPGRGAWLHLSSACLEQAEKRRALPRALRRPAPLDVSGVRSYLDSCSHGAVVSTTTDESGSNS; from the coding sequence GTGGCACCGGACGAGGTGGGGAACCTCCTCGTCGACGTGCGGCGCCGGCTCCCGGGCAGGGGCGCGTGGTTGCACTTGAGCAGCGCGTGCCTGGAGCAGGCGGAGAAGCGACGGGCCCTGCCCCGTGCGCTGCGCCGTCCGGCTCCCCTCGACGTCTCTGGCGTACGGTCCTACCTGGACTCGTGCTCGCACGGAGCCGTCGTGTCCACCACCACCGATGAGAGCGGGTCGAACAGCTGA
- the nusA gene encoding transcription termination factor NusA: MNIDMAALRMLEREREIPFETLVRAIEQALLVAYHRTEHEDHKAHPDARVELDRASGEVRVLAKDRDDEGLVTGEFDDTPSGFGRIAATTARQVILQRLRDAEDDAVLGEYADTEGEIVSGVIQQGRDPRVVQVDLGTLEGVLPPQEQVPGEKYEHGSRIRCFVVSVKKGPKGPQVVLSRSHPMLVRKLFALEVPEIADGTVQITALSREAGHRSKMAVRAMRSGINAKGACIGPMGQRVRAVMAELRGEKVDIVDHSDDPAEFVGNALSPARVSSVEVVDLAARSARVIVPDYQLSLAIGKEGQNARLAAKLTGWRIDIRPDTVADTEPSAKAPSAGEA; this comes from the coding sequence GTGAACATCGACATGGCCGCGCTGCGGATGCTGGAGCGGGAGAGGGAGATCCCGTTCGAGACCCTCGTGCGGGCGATCGAGCAGGCCCTGCTCGTGGCCTACCACCGGACCGAGCACGAGGACCACAAGGCCCACCCCGACGCCCGCGTCGAGCTCGACCGCGCCAGCGGTGAGGTCCGCGTCCTGGCCAAGGACCGCGACGACGAGGGTCTGGTCACGGGCGAGTTCGACGACACCCCCTCGGGCTTCGGCCGGATCGCCGCGACGACCGCCCGTCAGGTGATCCTGCAGCGCCTGCGCGACGCGGAGGACGACGCGGTGCTCGGCGAGTACGCCGACACCGAGGGCGAGATCGTCTCCGGGGTGATCCAGCAGGGTCGCGACCCGCGTGTCGTCCAGGTCGACCTCGGCACCCTCGAGGGCGTGCTGCCCCCGCAGGAGCAGGTGCCCGGTGAGAAGTACGAGCACGGCAGCCGCATCCGCTGCTTCGTGGTCAGCGTGAAGAAGGGACCCAAGGGCCCGCAGGTCGTGCTCAGCCGGTCCCACCCGATGCTGGTCCGCAAGCTGTTCGCCCTCGAGGTCCCCGAGATCGCCGACGGCACGGTGCAGATCACCGCGCTCTCGCGCGAGGCCGGTCACCGCTCCAAGATGGCGGTGCGCGCCATGCGGTCGGGGATCAACGCCAAGGGCGCCTGCATCGGCCCGATGGGTCAGCGCGTGCGCGCCGTCATGGCCGAGCTGCGCGGCGAGAAGGTCGACATCGTCGACCACTCCGACGATCCGGCGGAGTTCGTCGGCAACGCGCTCTCGCCGGCCCGGGTGAGCTCCGTCGAGGTGGTCGACCTCGCGGCCCGCTCCGCCCGGGTGATCGTCCCCGACTACCAGCTGTCGCTGGCGATCGGCAAGGAGGGCCAGAACGCCCGTCTCGCCGCGAAGCTGACCGGCTGGCGCATCGACATCCGCCCCGACACGGTCGCCGACACCGAGCCGTCCGCGAAGGCCCCGTCCGCGGGCGAGGCCTGA
- the rimP gene encoding ribosome maturation factor RimP — MPTLDEAVTAVLTPVFATGTEIGAELALDEVSVTTAGRRQVVRVIVDRAGDEPGDLDMDAVAAASTAVSQALDDSDVLGEVPYTLEVSSPGVDRPLTTPRHWSRAQGRLVLAVLADGSTLMVRVDSVDEAGVHTVGEPQMVKGKPPRAKDVGALRHLTWAELVRGEVQVEFRRHDEDVEDPVADPDQPDEDDEFDDEGTEDEQ, encoded by the coding sequence GTGCCGACGCTCGACGAGGCCGTGACCGCGGTGCTGACCCCGGTGTTCGCCACCGGGACCGAGATCGGTGCCGAACTGGCCCTCGACGAGGTGAGCGTCACGACCGCCGGCCGCCGCCAGGTGGTGAGAGTGATCGTGGACCGCGCCGGTGACGAACCCGGCGACCTGGACATGGACGCCGTGGCCGCCGCCTCGACCGCCGTCTCGCAGGCCCTCGACGACTCCGACGTGCTGGGTGAGGTGCCCTACACGCTCGAGGTCTCCTCGCCCGGGGTCGACCGGCCGCTGACGACGCCGCGGCACTGGTCGCGCGCCCAGGGCCGCCTGGTCCTCGCGGTGCTCGCGGACGGGTCCACGCTGATGGTGCGGGTCGACTCGGTCGACGAGGCCGGCGTGCACACCGTCGGGGAACCCCAGATGGTCAAGGGCAAGCCGCCGCGGGCCAAGGACGTGGGGGCCCTGCGCCACCTCACCTGGGCCGAGCTGGTGCGCGGTGAGGTGCAGGTCGAGTTCCGCCGCCACGACGAGGACGTCGAGGACCCGGTGGCCGACCCCGACCAGCCGGACGAGGACGACGAGTTTGACGACGAGGGAACCGAGGACGAGCAGTGA
- a CDS encoding ferritin-like domain-containing protein, with translation MLVPPRHPVQPLTRRTALRGAVSGLGAGLAVLGLGGCDVRWVSGAETTPTAQRGPDDDARDAAVADTRDLLGLLLPAARAAEPLGSVATLAVQACEAHLRALGEEQFGVTSSGGTAAVDAAAVLDRLAVTTTSALTAASRTDRAPSAGMARLLAAVGASRAVLLDDVSTATGVAAPAVALPAAAPAPASPTPTPFEPEDRAGTAALQAALAGEHAAVFGFALVEGRLPDPRRAEAAADLAAHRVARDDLVDVLVSRGGDPAQAAVGYDAAVPTAEAATALAATMTERLTGAYADVVATSAPDRTLAVSALLRNARTARRWGSTVTSFPGMPELAEDGTSVPRATSSATATATSTP, from the coding sequence GTGCTCGTCCCACCCCGCCACCCCGTGCAGCCCCTGACCCGCCGGACGGCGTTGCGCGGGGCCGTGTCCGGGCTCGGTGCGGGCCTGGCCGTCCTGGGCCTCGGCGGCTGCGACGTCCGCTGGGTCAGCGGCGCGGAGACCACCCCGACGGCGCAGCGGGGCCCCGACGACGACGCCCGGGACGCGGCGGTCGCGGACACCCGGGACCTGCTCGGACTGCTGCTGCCCGCCGCCCGGGCCGCCGAACCCCTGGGGAGCGTGGCGACCCTCGCGGTGCAGGCCTGCGAGGCCCACCTGCGGGCGCTGGGCGAGGAGCAGTTCGGCGTGACGAGCTCGGGCGGGACGGCGGCGGTGGACGCCGCCGCGGTCCTGGACCGCCTCGCCGTGACCACCACCTCGGCCCTGACCGCGGCGAGCCGCACCGACCGCGCGCCGAGTGCCGGGATGGCCCGGCTGCTCGCCGCGGTCGGCGCCTCCCGCGCCGTCCTCCTCGACGACGTCAGCACCGCGACCGGGGTGGCCGCCCCCGCGGTGGCGCTGCCGGCCGCCGCCCCGGCACCCGCCTCGCCGACCCCCACCCCCTTCGAACCCGAGGACCGGGCGGGGACCGCCGCGCTGCAGGCGGCCCTGGCCGGTGAGCACGCCGCGGTGTTCGGCTTCGCCCTCGTCGAGGGGCGACTCCCCGATCCCCGCCGCGCCGAGGCCGCGGCCGACCTCGCCGCCCACCGCGTCGCCCGCGACGACCTCGTCGACGTGCTCGTCTCCCGCGGTGGCGACCCGGCGCAGGCCGCGGTCGGCTACGACGCCGCCGTGCCCACGGCCGAGGCCGCGACCGCGCTGGCCGCCACGATGACCGAGCGGCTGACCGGCGCCTACGCCGACGTCGTCGCGACGAGCGCCCCCGACCGGACCCTCGCGGTCTCGGCCCTGCTGCGCAACGCCCGGACGGCCCGGCGCTGGGGGTCGACGGTGACGAGCTTCCCCGGGATGCCCGAGCTCGCCGAGGACGGGACCAGCGTCCCGAGGGCCACCAGCAGCGCCACCGCGACCGCGACGAGCACCCCCTGA
- a CDS encoding endonuclease/exonuclease/phosphatase family protein, whose product MSTPPEHPATALRVMTWNVWWRFGDWRTRRESILAVLEQERPDVLGLQEVWADADENLAHWLGERLGMHVAWSPSPAPERWRRRLVWNGEDPERADTFQFGNAVLSRYPFLAEDVAELPGGGHEDEGRTALRVLVDTPRRPLPFTTTHLNSSPAESAVRLAQVHVLVPFVAEGFRRGEHYPPVLTGDFNAVAESDELRLAAGYLTAGPVPGFVLVDAWRFAEAGDPGFTWDRRNPFVARVHQPSARIDHVLVGLSPFTGEGSVRAVRLVATEPVDGVWASDHAAVVVDLEP is encoded by the coding sequence ATGAGCACGCCACCGGAGCACCCCGCCACGGCCCTGCGGGTCATGACCTGGAACGTCTGGTGGCGTTTCGGGGACTGGCGCACCCGCCGGGAATCAATCCTCGCCGTGCTCGAGCAGGAACGTCCCGACGTCCTGGGCCTGCAGGAGGTCTGGGCCGACGCCGACGAGAACCTCGCGCACTGGCTCGGGGAACGCCTCGGGATGCACGTCGCCTGGTCGCCCTCCCCCGCCCCCGAGCGCTGGCGGCGCCGGCTGGTCTGGAACGGCGAGGACCCCGAGCGCGCCGACACCTTCCAGTTCGGCAACGCCGTGCTCAGCCGCTACCCGTTCCTGGCCGAGGACGTCGCGGAACTGCCCGGCGGCGGTCACGAGGACGAGGGCCGCACCGCGCTGCGGGTGCTCGTCGACACCCCACGGCGGCCGTTGCCCTTCACCACGACCCACCTGAACTCCTCCCCCGCCGAGTCCGCGGTCCGCCTCGCCCAGGTCCACGTGCTCGTGCCGTTCGTGGCAGAGGGGTTCCGGCGCGGCGAGCACTACCCGCCGGTGCTGACCGGCGACTTCAACGCCGTCGCGGAGTCCGACGAACTCCGGCTCGCCGCGGGCTACCTCACGGCGGGACCCGTCCCGGGGTTCGTACTGGTCGACGCGTGGCGGTTCGCCGAGGCCGGTGACCCGGGGTTCACCTGGGACCGGCGCAACCCCTTCGTCGCCCGCGTGCACCAGCCCAGCGCGCGCATCGACCACGTCCTCGTCGGGCTGTCCCCGTTCACCGGCGAGGGGTCGGTCCGCGCCGTGCGGCTGGTGGCCACCGAACCCGTCGACGGCGTCTGGGCCAGCGACCACGCCGCCGTGGTCGTCGACCTGGAACCCTGA
- a CDS encoding NUDIX domain-containing protein: MTRPGVDVPDRRGRTGLDQVGRDLTGNPRVRIRDVRVLTSNWFVTRTTTFDVQHSDGSWSSEERETYDRGDGATILLYEVAARTVLLTRQFRLPAYVNGHPDGMLVETAAGLLDADDAETAVRRETEEELGHPVGEVTHLFDLWTSPGSVTERLHFFAAPYAHGDVVAGSRTGVRHEGEDIEVLELDVDDAVSRIGTGIVDAKTVLLLQWAVLSGPFAR; this comes from the coding sequence GTGACTCGACCAGGCGTTGACGTACCCGACCGCCGCGGCCGCACCGGCCTCGACCAGGTGGGCCGTGACCTGACGGGCAACCCACGGGTGCGGATCCGCGACGTGCGCGTGCTCACCTCGAACTGGTTCGTGACCCGGACGACGACGTTCGACGTCCAGCACTCCGACGGGTCGTGGTCGAGCGAGGAACGCGAGACCTACGACCGCGGCGACGGAGCCACGATCCTGCTCTACGAGGTGGCGGCCCGGACGGTCCTGCTGACGCGGCAGTTCCGCCTCCCCGCCTACGTCAACGGCCACCCCGACGGGATGCTCGTCGAGACCGCCGCGGGCCTCCTGGACGCCGACGACGCGGAGACGGCGGTCCGGCGCGAGACCGAGGAGGAACTCGGCCACCCCGTCGGGGAGGTCACCCACCTCTTCGACCTGTGGACCAGTCCCGGCTCCGTGACCGAACGCCTGCACTTCTTCGCCGCGCCCTACGCCCACGGCGACGTGGTGGCGGGCTCGCGCACCGGGGTCCGCCACGAGGGCGAGGACATCGAGGTGCTGGAACTCGACGTCGACGACGCGGTGTCGCGGATCGGCACCGGCATCGTCGACGCCAAGACCGTCCTGCTGCTGCAGTGGGCCGTCCTGAGCGGGCCGTTCGCCCGCTGA
- a CDS encoding UTRA domain-containing protein produces MRLRLVEAVPADGERAGLLEVPPGSALLETRRVAHQVDGRPVGYAHDFFRADRTRVHLRELGTNWKRTVRRSRGDSTRR; encoded by the coding sequence GTGCGGCTCCGCCTGGTCGAAGCCGTCCCGGCCGACGGGGAACGGGCCGGACTCCTCGAGGTCCCGCCCGGGTCGGCGTTGCTGGAGACCCGGCGGGTGGCCCACCAGGTCGACGGTCGGCCCGTCGGGTACGCCCACGACTTCTTCCGGGCCGACCGCACCCGCGTGCACCTGCGGGAGCTCGGGACCAACTGGAAGCGGACCGTGCGACGATCCCGGGGTGACTCGACCAGGCGTTGA
- a CDS encoding aspartate aminotransferase family protein: protein MDTNSFRPEHAEGLDPATRALTERRSAVLGGSYRLFYRRPVHLVRGEGQYLFDADGTRYLDMYNNVASLGHCHPAVVEAVTRQMQLLNTHTRYLHEGILDYTDDLLTTFPAPPTGEWKAMYMCTGSEANDLALRVAKAWSGGEGFIATTEAYHGTSELTSGVSPALGSGQPIAPTARLVPAPDVYRTGVDPTRIGSWFADRVRAAIDDLEAHGTKLAAFIADSVFSSDGVLPAPAGYLAEAVDVVRAAGGVFIADEVQPGFARTGEEFWGFARHGIVPDLVTLGKPMGNGVPVSGVVAREEVLAAFSDRIPYFNTFGGNPVSMAAAQAVLTTIRSEGLQEHSAKVGTAMRADLEGLRQKHPAVGDVRGTGLFTGLELVTDPATREPDRDLALAVLEELRDRGVLTSVAGPHGNVLKLRPPLAFQVADTDWLVGALDASLTALGR, encoded by the coding sequence ATGGACACGAACAGCTTCCGGCCCGAGCACGCCGAGGGCCTGGACCCGGCGACGCGGGCCCTCACCGAACGCCGGTCCGCGGTGCTCGGCGGCTCCTACCGGTTGTTCTACCGCCGTCCGGTCCACCTGGTCCGGGGCGAGGGGCAGTACCTGTTCGACGCCGACGGGACGAGGTACCTGGACATGTACAACAACGTCGCGAGCCTCGGGCACTGCCACCCCGCGGTCGTCGAGGCCGTGACCCGGCAGATGCAACTGCTGAACACCCACACCCGCTACCTGCACGAGGGGATCCTCGACTACACCGACGACCTGCTCACCACGTTCCCCGCCCCGCCGACGGGGGAGTGGAAGGCGATGTACATGTGCACCGGTTCGGAGGCCAACGACCTCGCCCTGCGGGTCGCGAAGGCCTGGAGCGGTGGCGAGGGTTTCATCGCCACCACCGAGGCGTACCACGGCACCAGCGAACTCACCTCGGGAGTCTCGCCGGCGCTGGGTTCGGGGCAGCCGATCGCCCCCACCGCCCGTCTCGTCCCCGCCCCGGACGTCTACCGCACCGGCGTCGACCCCACCCGGATCGGGTCCTGGTTCGCGGACCGGGTGCGCGCCGCGATCGACGACCTGGAGGCGCACGGGACGAAGCTCGCCGCCTTCATCGCCGACTCGGTCTTCTCCTCCGACGGCGTGCTGCCGGCACCGGCCGGCTACCTCGCCGAGGCCGTCGACGTCGTCCGCGCCGCCGGTGGGGTGTTCATCGCCGACGAGGTGCAGCCGGGTTTCGCCCGCACCGGGGAGGAGTTCTGGGGTTTCGCCCGGCACGGGATCGTCCCCGACCTGGTGACCCTCGGGAAACCCATGGGCAACGGCGTCCCGGTGTCGGGGGTGGTCGCGCGCGAGGAGGTGCTGGCCGCGTTCAGCGACCGGATCCCCTACTTCAACACCTTCGGCGGGAACCCGGTCTCGATGGCTGCCGCGCAGGCCGTCCTGACGACGATCCGCAGCGAAGGCCTGCAGGAGCACTCCGCGAAGGTCGGCACCGCGATGCGCGCTGACCTCGAAGGGCTGAGGCAGAAGCACCCCGCCGTCGGTGACGTCCGCGGCACCGGGTTGTTCACCGGCCTGGAACTCGTCACGGACCCGGCGACGCGCGAACCCGACCGCGACCTCGCGCTCGCGGTGCTCGAGGAACTGCGCGACCGCGGGGTCCTGACCTCCGTGGCCGGCCCGCACGGCAACGTCCTGAAGCTCCGCCCGCCGCTGGCCTTCCAGGTCGCGGACACCGACTGGCTGGTGGGCGCCCTCGACGCCTCGCTCACGGCTCTGGGGCGCTGA
- a CDS encoding phosphotransferase enzyme family protein produces the protein MTTTPDAPPFAAFAALRRGDPAPDWISTSVRAAWDLPTSSSLTLIAVSENATFRIDVDGLPTAVLRVHRPGYVADPTQIAAELTWVRAIAAETSVRVPDVLPLADGSLVHEVLDGAGARWFAVAFAFVRGEILEDTLAGAGLEDATLRRTYAEIGATTAALHDHVDGWTPPAGFSRFGWGLDDALGAGSRWGDWRGAALSPEQLAVCERAETAAREVLAGVAESPASSGLVHADLRPSNIMVDTTGRLTVIDFDDCGTSRLLWDFAAALSFIEHEPFAPTIAAAWLEGYRSMRAVSEEDLAVATALSTVRRLQMLGWTTTHREDALPPAVWAAQVPGTAEVAQRYLDRPDWLLR, from the coding sequence GTGACCACCACGCCCGACGCCCCACCGTTCGCCGCGTTCGCCGCGTTGCGCCGTGGCGATCCCGCCCCGGACTGGATCTCCACGTCGGTGCGCGCCGCCTGGGACCTGCCCACGAGCAGTTCCCTCACCCTCATCGCGGTGTCCGAGAACGCGACGTTCCGGATCGACGTCGACGGCCTCCCGACCGCGGTCCTGCGGGTCCACCGGCCCGGCTACGTCGCCGACCCGACGCAGATCGCCGCGGAACTCACCTGGGTGAGGGCCATCGCCGCGGAGACCTCAGTCCGGGTCCCCGACGTCCTGCCCCTCGCGGACGGTTCCCTCGTCCACGAGGTCCTCGACGGCGCGGGTGCCCGCTGGTTCGCCGTGGCGTTCGCGTTCGTCCGGGGCGAGATCCTCGAGGACACCCTCGCCGGCGCGGGTCTGGAGGACGCCACCCTGCGCCGCACCTACGCCGAGATCGGCGCCACCACGGCCGCCCTGCACGACCACGTCGACGGGTGGACGCCGCCCGCCGGGTTCAGCCGGTTCGGCTGGGGCCTCGACGACGCGCTGGGAGCGGGAAGCCGCTGGGGCGACTGGCGCGGCGCGGCGTTGTCCCCGGAGCAGCTCGCCGTCTGCGAACGGGCCGAGACCGCCGCGCGGGAGGTCCTCGCCGGGGTCGCGGAGTCCCCCGCGTCGAGCGGGCTCGTGCACGCCGACCTGCGGCCCTCCAACATCATGGTCGACACCACGGGCCGGTTGACCGTCATCGACTTCGACGACTGCGGGACGTCGCGGTTGCTGTGGGACTTCGCCGCGGCGCTGAGCTTCATCGAGCACGAACCGTTCGCCCCGACCATCGCCGCGGCCTGGCTGGAGGGGTACCGCTCCATGCGCGCGGTCTCCGAGGAGGACCTGGCCGTCGCGACGGCGCTGTCGACGGTGCGCCGGTTGCAGATGCTCGGCTGGACCACGACCCACCGCGAGGACGCGTTGCCGCCGGCGGTGTGGGCCGCGCAGGTGCCGGGCACCGCGGAGGTCGCGCAGCGCTACCTGGACCGCCCGGACTGGCTGCTGCGCTGA